acccaacgcaacgcaacccaacccaacccaacccaacccaacccaacttaacttaacctgacctgacctgacctgacccaactGACCTGTGAGCCCTGGAGTCCACCGACAACTGACTATCCACACTGGAGGCCCTTCTCAACACCCAATAGTCATGACcaccagaagtagtagtagtagtagttgactGGAGGGACTTGGGACTCTCTCCTTgtaccctggtggtggtggtggtggtggtaatgggggGATGCGAGGCTGAACTGGTGCTGTGGGGGGAGGAGCTGCGACCCCCTAACATCATAGAACTTGATCGAAAAATGTTTTGCCTgcagaagtggtagtagtagtagtagtagtagtagtagtagtagtagtagtagtagtagtagtagtagtagtagtagtagtagtagtagtagtagaacaaaaagaggaagaagaggtgatacaggactggataaacacacacacacacacacacacacacacacacacacacacacacacacacacacacacacacacacacacacacacacacacacacacacacacacacacagacagacagacagacagacagacaaacagacacacttaTAAACACTTATGAGGGGAGAGTCTAAGAGTCACTTTTTACCTTAGTGTTCTCCAGTCTTGGtgctgaaaacaaacaaacaaataaacaaagcaaaataaaaacatgaaacacacacaagagaataaaataaggaaatgacacacacacacacacacacacacacacacacacacacacttactgtcCTGTGCACTTTCCACAATCCTCCTCTGAGGGAGAAGACAGCATCTGCAGAATTCCCAGAAGCTTGAGTTAAAATGAAGAAGGCGTGATGCTCAACACAGAACTGCCACAGGTGTTTACAGGCTGACTTACTGGGTGTCTCCACGCCGTAGGTGTTCTCCAAGCtctgggggaggcagggaggggcagggagactGCTACAGGTGTTTACAGGCTGACTTACTGGGTATCTCCTACTTGGCATCCTTGTAAATTCTGGCTGCATCCTTGAGTTGAGCCTGgcctgcctcacctcaccatCCTTCTTGCTGTGACTGTAGGCAGGGTGAGCAGGGTACAGGGTAAGGTACAGGGTGAGGGTGAAGTTTaaccattcctcctttcccccgtCACCCCatttccccatctcctccccccaAACACCCTGAAATGCTCCAAACCATAATAATTTTTGATGCGAGAAAGGGGCCCCtaaaattttgtttcttttaacttttcttcatttctttctatctaatgttcttcttccttcttcttcctctccccccacacctTGCTACATACTTCCTCCTCACCCTAccacccaaacacccccaagCACCcacaaacatcccaaaacaaactacaactttttttttcattaattctcttccttctctcattactgcacttctcttcctcttccctttcttcccacaCGCCCCACATCCTCCCCACAACCTCCGACACCCCTCCCCACATCTCCTTCCCcccaaacaccaccaaaacacccaaaacctctccaaaacaaactaaaaatggTCTCTGTCACTCCTCTGCCTTAAACTTAATTTCtacacacctctccctcttcttacacCTCACACAGCCTCACACACCTGCCCCCCACCTCGTCCACCCCCCAGACCAGCGAAAACGGCCAAACTCTCACCCCAATCTTAGCTCCAAGGGAGAAGACAGCATCCGTAGAATTCCCAGAAGCTTGAGTCAATCTGAAGAAGCACTGCCACAGGTGTTTACAGGCTGACTTACTGGGTGTCTCCAAGCCGTAGGTGTTCTCCAAGCtctgggggaggcagggaggggcagtgagagagagggagaggcagggagagaacaCAGAACTGCCACAGTTGTTTACAGGCTGACTTACTGGGTGTCTCGGAGCCGTAGGTGTTCTCAGAGCtctgggggaggcagggagaggcagtgagagagagggagaggcagggagagagagggagagtgttatGTTTAATTTACTTCCAAGGGATGTGGTTTTACACGAGTCTGTGCTGAAGGTGTGAAGaaaatgttgttattttttttattttatttattattttttttatttatggtcttaggatagagggagagggagagtgggagtgttgtttttagagagagagagagagagagagaaagagagagataggtacttacatttttatctttcactcTGAAAAATCTCCCACGAAAATACACCTTGGAAATTCTCGGActggaaaataaacaagtaaataaataaataaataaacaaataaataagtaaataaaccaacaaaaacaaaacaaaaaatgaaatgcatataaaaaaacgtacatttaacgaaaaaatatacaactacaacaacaacaacaacaactactactactactactactactactactacttaccaaaAATAATTCCCCACTTTCGCCTTATTTTTGAGTACAACGACCCCAGCTGGTGTGAGGCCCAAAAAGTACTCGATGTTGTCTTCTCCCTGAAACATAGagccaggtcaggtcaggtcaggtcacgtggggttaggttacgttaagttaggtcgAGGTAGATTAAAGGTCGTcgaggttaagttatgttaaaCATGTCGTATTTTTGCCATTTCTTCAACCAGCCATTGAAAATAATTGCGAATAAGATTTTTCACGTCTCAAACCATTCTTTAATTACTTCTGGCTGTTTTTGGCTTTCTTAAATCTTGTTGGTGTACATTCCGTTCCAGTTTTTATTACGATATGCTGATTGACATGTAAGTTAATGCATTAATTGGTAGATACATGTTACCAATAGCATGTTATGTAGCATTACACCGTGTCAGGAGCTGGTGAAGACGTGAGCgggagggaaacaaaatgatTGGAAAATGGAGCTCCAaggaagttatttatttattttatttatttatttatttatttttttatttcagtgtagGAGGGGCGTCGGTCATTGTCATTGAAtttatagggaaaggaaataccCAGTGAAGTGTCAGTGCCTTAAAGTGCTTACACGTGCTCTGGCGGAGGTTTGGTACAATCTTGACCACGGGATGGTTACAattatcttttattactttttaagtaagatgcatatattttgggaacttatttatttatttttttttcccttagtttttaaattgttttgtcttttagagatttttttttcctttttgagtTTAATGTAATGTTGATATTTTGAAAAGTTTACTGCTATATTTGAAAATCTTTGGGCTTGTAATGATAATTTGTAACTCATATTttgtttaatgagagagagagagagagagagagagagagagagagagagagagagagagagagagagagagagagagagagagagatgaatgagcaGATTGATAACAGGTACAGGTAAGCGCCCTTGTAATACATCTTGTTTAACTTATGGAAAGAACTGGTACctggaataatgataataataatgataatggtaataataataataataagaggggtggtggtggtggtggtggtactattgttgttggaataataataataataat
This portion of the Scylla paramamosain isolate STU-SP2022 unplaced genomic scaffold, ASM3559412v1 Contig153, whole genome shotgun sequence genome encodes:
- the LOC135099588 gene encoding uncharacterized protein LOC135099588 isoform X2 gives rise to the protein MLSSPLELRLGHSKKDGEVRQARLNSRMQPEFTRMPSRRYPVSQPVNTCSSLPAPPCLPQSLENTYGVETPNQAAASLSGPRSQWVTLRSEVTWPQCTT
- the LOC135099588 gene encoding band 4.1-like protein 4 isoform X1; translated protein: MTSYEGEDNIEYFLGLTPAGVVVLKNKAKVGNYFCPRISKVYFRGRFFRVKDKNSLENTYGLETPSKSACKHLWQCFFRLTQASGNSTDAVFSLGAKIGSQQEGW